One window of the Candidozyma auris chromosome 6, complete sequence genome contains the following:
- a CDS encoding monothiol glutaredoxin GRX5 → MFRTVFQAARLHAVKPFPARVALASPRFARFISTEIKDAIDKAVSSSPVVLFMKGTPEFPQCGFSRATIQILGQQGVDPNKFAAYNVLEDPELREGIKEYSQWPTIPQLYVNSEFVGGCDIVMSMAQSGELADLLEQNECLVPEEEEEPSEANVKPSERS, encoded by the coding sequence ATGTTTAGAACTGTTTTTCAGGCAGCCAGGCTTCATGCTGTCAAGCCTTTCCCTGCTAGAGTTGCCCTTGCTAGCCCTCGTTTTGCCAGGTTCATCTCCACAGAAATTAAAGACGCCATAGACAAGGCGGTGCTGAGCTCACCAGTGGTTTTGTTCATGAAGGGAACTCCTGAGTTCCCCCAGTGTGGCTTCTCTAGAGCAACGATCCAGATTTTGGGCCAGCAGGGCGTGGATCCTAACAAGTTTGCTGCTTACAATGTGTTGGAGGACCCGGAGTTGAGAGAAGGCATCAAGGAATACAGCCAGTGGCCTACGATTCCTCAGCTATATGTCAACAGTGAATTTGTTGGCGGGTGTGACATTGTCATGTCCATGGCCCAGAGCGGCGAGTTGGCCGATTTGTTGGAGCAGAACGAGTGCTTGGTGCcagaagaggaagaggaacCGCTGGAGGCCAACGTCAAGCCTTCAGAGAGATCGTAA